One window of the Notolabrus celidotus isolate fNotCel1 chromosome 23, fNotCel1.pri, whole genome shotgun sequence genome contains the following:
- the LOC117807291 gene encoding cilia- and flagella-associated protein 20 isoform X1 gives MFKNTFQSGFLSILYSIGSKPLQIWDKKVRNGHIKRVTDNDIHSQVLEVEGANVSTTYITCPADPKKTLGIKLPFLVMIIKNLKKYFTFEVQVLDDKNVRRRFRASNYQSTTRVKPFICTMPMRLDDGWNQIQFNLSDFTRRAYGTNYIETLRVQIHANCRIRRVYFSDRLYSEDELPAEFKLYLPVQNPKPKQ, from the exons ATGTTTAAAAACACTTTCCAGAGTGGATTCTTgtctattttatacagtatcGGCAGTAAACCTCTGCAGATATGGGATAAAAAG GTGAGGAACGGTCACATCAAGAGAGTCACAGACAATGACATCCACTCGCAGGTGTTGGAAGTTGAGGGGGCAAACGTCAG CACCACCTACATAACATGCCCTGCAGACCCCAAGAAGACACTGGGCATCAAGCTGCCTTTTCTGGTGATGATCATCAAGAACCTCAAGAAGTACTTCACCTTTGAAGTCCAG GTGTTGGATGATAAAAATGTCCGTCGACGGTTCAGAGCGAGTAACTATCAAAGCACAACCAGAGTGAAGCCGTTTATCTGCACCATGCCTATGAGACTGGACGACGGCTGGAACCAGATCCAGTTCAACCTGTCCGACTTCACCAGGAGAGCCTATGGAACCAATTACATAGAGACGCTGCGTGTGCAG ATCCATGCTAACTGTCGGATACGGAGAGTGTATTTCTCAGACAGACTTTACTCTGAGGATGAGCTCCCAGCAGAGTTTAAACTCTACCTGCCTGTCCAGAATCCAAAACCAaag caGTAA
- the LOC117807291 gene encoding cilia- and flagella-associated protein 20 isoform X2 produces the protein MFKNTFQSGFLSILYSIGSKPLQIWDKKVRNGHIKRVTDNDIHSQVLEVEGANVSTTYITCPADPKKTLGIKLPFLVMIIKNLKKYFTFEVQVLDDKNVRRRFRASNYQSTTRVKPFICTMPMRLDDGWNQIQFNLSDFTRRAYGTNYIETLRVQIHANCRIRRVYFSDRLYSEDELPAEFKLYLPVQNPKPK, from the exons ATGTTTAAAAACACTTTCCAGAGTGGATTCTTgtctattttatacagtatcGGCAGTAAACCTCTGCAGATATGGGATAAAAAG GTGAGGAACGGTCACATCAAGAGAGTCACAGACAATGACATCCACTCGCAGGTGTTGGAAGTTGAGGGGGCAAACGTCAG CACCACCTACATAACATGCCCTGCAGACCCCAAGAAGACACTGGGCATCAAGCTGCCTTTTCTGGTGATGATCATCAAGAACCTCAAGAAGTACTTCACCTTTGAAGTCCAG GTGTTGGATGATAAAAATGTCCGTCGACGGTTCAGAGCGAGTAACTATCAAAGCACAACCAGAGTGAAGCCGTTTATCTGCACCATGCCTATGAGACTGGACGACGGCTGGAACCAGATCCAGTTCAACCTGTCCGACTTCACCAGGAGAGCCTATGGAACCAATTACATAGAGACGCTGCGTGTGCAG ATCCATGCTAACTGTCGGATACGGAGAGTGTATTTCTCAGACAGACTTTACTCTGAGGATGAGCTCCCAGCAGAGTTTAAACTCTACCTGCCTGTCCAGAATCCAAAACCAaag TAA
- the gba2 gene encoding non-lysosomal glucosylceramidase, with translation MSSDWGEKSTADLMSRYVSKETGYGVPKEGWRICLAHEFKEKRKPFQAKDVSLSNVLEHVGLGIRYLKWWYKKTQVEKKAPFIDMFRAQPLRQIYGAPLGGIGGGTITRGWRGEFCRWQLNPGMYHYKTVIANQFTVCLRRGGQTVYQQVLSVERPPTLQGWNWGYCGEFAFYHALYPRAWTVYHLPGQNVTLTCRQISPVIPHDYQDSSIPAAVFVWDIENKNDFALEVSIMLTMVNGSGHKDDKSGGHWNEPFHLEKEGEAVSGVLLHHCTTVNPYTLSIAAREQPDREVSHQTAFSPKGTGSGLWSDLITDGRLDSPTGSSPPTPKGEKVAAALAVGCSVAAQGHNTVEFCLAWDMPKITFGSREREHIRRYTRYFGIKGDASPSLSHYALTHYRQWERSIEEWQRPILQDSSLPSWYKSALFNELYFVADGGTVWTELPEDADVSGGIRSKDGGLPAQPDVIKEYGRFAYLEGQEYRMYNTYDVHFYASFALIMLWPKLALSLQYDIAGSVVQKDPMERLHLMSGQYSPVKAKNVVPHDIGDPDDEPWQRVNAYLIHDTADWKDLNLKFVLQVYRDFHLTQDMQYLRDMWPVCEAVMESEMKFDLDGDGLIENSGYADQTYDGWTVTGPSAYCGGLWLASLCVMCKMARLVDSEETYLRYRDILDRGSAAFDKLLWNGKYYNYDSSGRDLSNSVMSDQCAGHWFLRASGLGDGDYQAFPKDKIQTALKSVFDLNVMSFAGGQMGAVNGMRPEGVADRSSVQSDEVWIGVVYGLAATMIHEGMYEEGMRTAEGCYRTVWERLGMAFQTPEAYCEKGIYRSLAYMRPLSVWAMQLALNMSQKAQNTPAQNGASDGEQGQD, from the exons ATGTCTTCAGACTGGGGTGAGAAGTCCACTGCAGACCTGATGAGCAGGTATGTTTCCAAGGAAACAGGATATGGAGTTCCCAAGGAGGGTTGGCGGATCTGTCTGGCACACGAGTTCAAGGAGAAGAGGAAACCCTTTCAGGCTAAAGACGTCTCGCTGTCCAATGTTTTGGAGCATGTCGGCCTTGGGATCAG GTATCTAAAATGGTGGTACAAGAAGACCCAGGTGGAAAAGAAAGCTCCATTCATTGATATGTTTCGTGCTCAGCCTTTACGCCAAATATACG GTGCTCCACTCGGTGGTATCGGAGGAGGAACTATCACCAGGGGCTGGAGGGGGGAGTTCTGCAGGTGGCAGCTCAACCCTGGAATGTATCACTACAAAACTGTTATAGCAAACCAG ttTACAGTATGCTTGCGGCGAGGGGGACAAACGGTTTACCAGCAGGTGCTCTCTGTCGAGCGTCCGCCCACATTACAAGGCTGGAACTGGGGTTACTGCGGAGAGTTCGCCTTCTACCACGCCCTCTACCCCCGAGCTTGGACCGTCTATCATCTGCCAGGACAGAACGTGACTCTAACCTGCAGACAGATCTCGCCAGTCATCCCACATGACTACCAG GACTCAAGCATCCCTGCCGCAGTGTTCGTGTGGGACATAGAGAACAAGAACGACTTCGCTCTGGAGGTCTCCATCATGCTCACTATGGTCAACGGGTCGGGACACAAAGACGACAAGAGCGGGGGACACTGGAACGAACCATTCCACCtggagaaggagggggaggcGGTGTCTGGGGTCCTGTTACACCACTGCACCACAGTGAACCCTTACACTCTGTCCATCGCCGCCCGAGAGCAG CCGGACAGAGAGGTCAGTCACCAGACGGCGTTCAGTCCAAAGGGAACCGGTAGCGGCCTGTGGAGTGACCTCATCACTGACGGACGGCTGGACTCTCCtacag GATCCAGCCCGCCGACGCCTAAAGGAGAAAAAGTGGCGGCGGCGTTAGCAGTCGGCTGCTCAGTGGCGGCTCAGGGACACAACACTGTGGAGTTCTGCTTGGCCTGGGACATGCCCAAAATCACCTTCGGCTCCAGGGAGAGGGAACACATCAG GAGATACACTCGTTACTTTGGTATTAAAGGAGATGCGTCCCCCTCGCTCAGTCACTACGCACTCACACACTACAGACAGTGGGAGAGGAGCATTGAGGAGTGGCAGAGACCCATTCTGCAGGACAG TTCCCTCCCTTCGTGGTACAAGTCGGCTCTGTTTAACGAGTTGTACTTTGTGGCGGACGGAGGGACGGTGTGGACGGAGCTGCCGGAGGATGCTGACGTCAGCGGTGGCATTCGCAGCAAGGACGGAGGGCTGCCAGCTCAGCCTGATGTCATCAAGGAGTACGGACGTTTCGCTTACCTGGAAg GTCAGGAGTACAGGATGTACAACACATACGATGTGCACTTCTATGCGTCCTTTGCACTCATCATGCTGTGGCCCAAACTAGCTCTGAGTCTGCAGTATGACATCG CTGGCAGTGTGGTTCAGAAGGACCCGATGGAGAGGCTTCATCTGATGAGCGGGCAGTACTCTCCTGTCAAGGCCAAAAACGTGGTCCCTCATGACATCGGAGACCCAG ATGATGAACCCTGGCAGAGGGTGAACGCCTACCTCATCCATGACACGGCGGACTGGAAGGACCTGAACCTGAAGTTCGTCCTGCAGGTTTACAGGGACTTTCATCTCACGCAGGACATGCAGTACCTGCGGGACATGTGGCCTGTCTGCGAG GCGGTGATGGAGTCGGAGATGAAGTTCGACTTGGATGGAGATGGACTGATAGAAAACTCTGGATATGCTGACCAGACCTATGATGGTTGGACGGTAACTGGACCAAG TGCGTACTGTGGCGGCCTGTGGTTGgcatctctgtgtgtgatgtgtAAGATGGCCCGACTGGTGGACAGCGAGGAGACATACCTACGATACAGGGACATTTTGGACAGGggcagtgctgcttttgacaaaCTACTGTGGAACG GTAAATACTACAACTATGACAGCAGTGGAAGGGACCTTTCTAACAGTGTCATGTCTGATCAGTGTGCTGGACACTGGTTCCTAAGAGCGTCAGGGCTGGGAGACGGAGACTACCAG gcGTTTCCAAAAGATAAAATCCAGACTGCACTAAAATCTGTCTTTGACTTGAATGTGATGAGCTTCGCTGGAGGTCAGATGGGAGCAGTGAACGGCATGCGCCCAGAAGGGGTCGCTGACCGCTCCAGTGTTCAGTCAGACGAAGTCTGGATCGGAGTGGTGTATGGACTTGCAGCCACTATGATCCATGAG ggTATGTATGAAGAAGGTATGCGCACGGCGGAGGGCTGTTACCGAACTGTGTGGGAGAGACTAGGCATGGCCTTCCAGACTCCTGAAGCGTACTGCGAGAAGGGCATCTACCGCTCCCTGGCATACATGAGGCCTCTGAGCGTGTGGGCCATGCAGCTGGCCCTGAATATGTCACAGAAGGCCCAGAACACGCCGGCACAGAACGGAGCATCTGATGGAGAGCAGGGACAAGATTAA
- the rgp1 gene encoding RAB6A-GEF complex partner protein 2: MIEVVASMARGPVFLAGELMECLITFTNPMSHLSTSASSEMLAWASAQIHCQFHASESRVALPAQGNKQDVQAESDTVLIPSRGERGQCVLDTPPKILFCDLRLDPGESKTYSYSEMVPVDGPPSFRGQAVKYVYKLTIGCQRVNSPIKLLRVPFRVLVLQGMPEPPFPQDEEVSPSNPFLEEEEASRRDARPLERALDMLMVSTSRRCPHMFNITNMRGKVAKFCIFKTVYRLGEDIIGTFNFSEGDIPCLQYSVSLQNEEEIQQQYQRRPGQAVSVTGHGRHMESCLHTASSHFSLPVPLNVTPGFSTETVILRWRLHFEFVTAREPMEPPTVLQNQSEVTVWTGAEHVEVDTFSWDLPIKILPTNPALASYMSHFSGSNSINI; this comes from the exons ATGATCGAGGTGGTGGCCTCCATGGCCCGAGGCCCCGTGTTCCTCGCCGGGGAGCTGATGGAGTGTCTCATCACATTCACTAACCCGATGTCTCACCTGTCCACCTCGGCCAGCAG TGAAATGCTCGCGTGGGCCAGTGCTCAAATCCACTGTCAGTTTCATGCCAGTGAGAGCAGAGTGGCTCTGCCGGCTCAGGGCAACAAACAGGACGTCCAGGCTGAGAGCGACACTGTGCTGATTCCCAGCAGAG GAGAGCGAGGGCAGTGTGTGCTGGACACACCACCGAAGATACTGTTCTGTGATCTGCGCCTGGACCCCGGAGAGAGCAAaacct ATTCCTACAGTGAGATGGTTCCTGTAGACGGTCCTCCCAGTTTCCGTGGTCAGGCGGTGAAATACGTCTACAAACTGACCATCGGCTGCCAGCGAGTCAACTCTCCTATCAAACTGCTCAGAGTCCCCTTCAGAGTGCTGGTTCTGCAAG GCATGCCGGAGCCTCCGTTTCCTCAGGACGAGGAAGTGTCCCCCTCCAACCCGTtcctggaggaagaggaagcgaGCCGCAGAGACGCTCGGCCTTTAGAGAGAGCTCTGGACATGCTGATGGTCAGCACTTCGAGGCGCTGCCCAC ACATGTTCAACATAACCAACATGCGAGGGAAGGTAGCAAAGTTCTGCATCTTCAAAACAGTTTACAGACTCGGGGAGGACATCATCGGCACCTTCAACTTCTCAGAGGGAGACATTCCGTGCCTGCAG taTTCAGTGAGTCTTCAGAACGAGGAGGAGATCCAGCAGCAGTACCAGCGGCGGCCAGGACAGGCAGTCAGTGTGACCGGACACGGGCGACACATGGAGTCCTGCCTCCACACGGCCTCCAGCCACTTCTCTCTGCCCGTCCCTCTGAATGTGACGCCAGGGTTCAGCACAGAGACAG TCATCCTGAGGTGGCGTCTTCACTTCGAGTTCGTCACGGCTCGGGAGCCCATGGAGCCGCCCACGGTGCTGCAGAACCAATCAGAGGTCACAGTGTGGACGGGGGCGGAGCATGTCGAAGTGGATACCTTCAGCTGGGACCTGCCGATCAAAATCCTGCCCACCAACCCGGCCCTGGCTTCCTACATGTCCCACTTCAGCGGGTCCAACAGCATCAATATCTGA